A part of Aricia agestis chromosome 13, ilAriAges1.1, whole genome shotgun sequence genomic DNA contains:
- the LOC121733210 gene encoding uncharacterized protein LOC121733210 isoform X1: protein MNDPWDVKSVRQSDQYISCMKLNGVPLLPPVLSKECHEEMRNYKFLALEVEKRIETLKSLTLQSDVNSSEDETDAPELPESDQTFDIPSVIESNSYKNKSLNLNPNIENGYEDYKFNMSNDNNSPTLSNVSECFSSKASSKLVIDLSLSINDTARNLIDSNNTSQTPNDLPERDCDCVNDNKNVGSDETKKQSNAQEKVTVSLSINKQSFSDPLPNFHLEDGPASLGSKSFTGSLTDLHKESTKEVKTAPLLRQRSYTVLKPSPMLLAHLEVQSLNRGVDVKSISMSESLSNVSCMNKKRRSWDLESAKIKWSSMALELKEKVKEKHLKHNSSASSNIMSKTTPKKAQSNTPSKLKPMDKSKRVTPKASVKSEPAQRPTKLPSPVRCSSQNPKPSSSQNNVEKKTEETKHKPISESEDPATKVRELYEKVQKQQLVQMANLVEKQKREQILLHQLFEEQNNLLFTQLKTICPKSPNEVKEAWVEKDADRGPVSLSQLINQKTEPDSPVIATLTETNNYLNQCDQILKKSRNMSESIKRPPQEKPSTLSLEGSITRTHSPNTPNPNISRKLVYDTSASSERDYDVVLTDRTNDTLADLNVTFPSDHSESRPNSTLTNTCIKQTIESPLSAPVANASHRSSERAVKSMEETLQDSLRCIYGPRTKQKVRRNPTAQEREAATKIVACAKGYLVRRLMRTERVQTTVQTIRDTLVLALQLHQDGRGIWGADVDLHRRLIQQITAACYTLHDTFVASTAAERCALIAADRSRRKALAARPLVPVRQYRPTDVMSASHSGAFPARPQRSSPSLMTQSSYGKPADRAIAARRRVGTCPARAGGRGVDS from the exons ATGAACGACCCGTGGGATGTGAAGTCTGTGAGACAATCGGACCAGTATATATCGTGTATGAAGCTGAATGGAGTCCCCCTGCTGCCGCCTGTT CTATCTAAAGAATGCCATGAAGAAATGAGAAACTACAAGTTTCTTGCTCTCGAGGTTGAGAAGAGAATAGAGACTTTAAAATCTCTCACTCTTCAAAGTGATGTCAACTCCTCAGAAGATGAAACTGATGCTCCGGAACTCCCAGAGTCTGACCAAACATTTGATATACCATCAGTTATAGAGTCCAATAGTTATAAAAACAAATCTCTCAACCTAAATCCAAACATTGAAAATGGCTATGAAGATTACAAATTCAATATGTCCAACGATAACAATTCGCCAACTCTAAGTAACGTGTCCGAATGTTTCTCTTCCAAAGCATCTTCCAAGTTAGTGATTGATTTAAGTTTAAGCATTAATGATACTGCAAGAAACTTAATCGATAGCAACAACACTTCCCAAACTCCTAATGATTTGCCCGAAAGAGACTGTGATTGTGTCAATGACAATAAGAATGTTGGTTCTGATGAGACTAAAAAACAATCAAATGCACAAGAAAAAGTTACAGTAAGTTTAAGTATAAACAAACAATCCTTCTCAGATCCACTGCCAAATTTTCACTTAGAAGATGGACCTGCTTCCCTTGGCTCGAAAAGCTTCACGGGTTCCCTGACAGACTTACACAAGGAGAGTACAAAAGAAGTTAAAACTGCGCCCCTGCTGCGCCAAAGATCTTATACTGTCCTCAAACCTAGCCCAATGCTTCTTGCACACTTGGAGGTTCAATCCCTGAACAGAGGAGTTGATGTCAAATCAATCTCAATGAGTGAATCCTTGTCTAATGTTAGCTGCATgaataaaaaaagaagaagctGGGATTTAGAGTCTGCCAAAATTAAATGGTCCTCCATGGCCTTAGAGCTAAAGGAGAAGGTTAAGGAGAAGCATCTTAAGCACAACAGTAGTGCCAGTTCGAATATAATGTCCAAAACAACGCCTAAGAAAGCGCAATCTAATACGCCATCTAAGTTAAAACCTATGGATAAGTCAAAACGCGTCACACCTAAAGCATCAGTGAAGTCTGAACCGGCGCAACGCCCGACGAAACTACCGAGCCCTGTTAGATGCTCATCTCAAAATCCCAAACCTTCATCATCGCAAAACAATGTTGAAAAGAAGACGGAAGAAACAAAACACAAACCGATTTCAGAATCGGAAGACCCGGCGACGAAAGTCAGGGAACTTTACGAGAAAGTGCAAAAACAGCAGCTGGTGCAAATGGCGAACCTGGTCGAAAAGCAGAAGAGAGAACAGATACTGCTGCATCAACTATTCGAGGAACAAAACAATCTGCTGTTCACCCAACTCAAGACAATATGCCCGAAATCGCCGAACGAGGTGAAAGAGGCGTGGGTCGAGAAGGACGCGGATAGGGGACCAGTGAGCTTGAGCCAGTTGATCAACCAGAAAACGGAACCCGACAGTCCAGTCATCGCGACGTTGACAGAAACGAATAACTATCTAAACCAGTGCGATCAGATTCTCAAAAAGTCGAGAAACATGTCTGAAAGTATCAAAAGGCCTCCGCAAGAAAAGCCATCCACTCTATCGCTAGAAGGCAGCATAACTCGCACGCATTCGCCTAACACTCCAAACCCGAATATATCTCGAAAACTCGTATACGATACGAGCGCATCGTCTGAGCGCGATTACGACGTGGTTCTTACCGACCGAACCAACGATACTCTGGCGGACCTCAATGTCACGTTTCCTTCCGATCACAGCGAGTCCCGTCCGAACAGCACGTTGACTAATACCTGTATAAAACAGACCATAGAGAGTCCGCTATCTGCCCCGGTGGCGAACGCTTCGCACAGATCTAGCGAAAGAGCAGTAAAAAGTATGGAAGAGACACTCCAGGACTCTCTCAGGTGTATCTACGGCCCGAGAACGAAACAGAAGGTCCGCCGCAATCCAACAGCGCAAGAG CGTGAAGCCGCGACCAAAATCGTCGCGTGTGCTAAGGGCTACCTGGTCAGGCGGCTGATGCGCACGGAGCGAGTGCAGACCACCGTCCAGACTATTAGAGACACGTTGGTTCTGGCGCTGCAGCTGCACCAGGACGGCAGGGGCATATGGGGCGCCGATGTGGACCTCCACAGGCGGCTTATACAGCAG atAACAGCAGCATGTTACACGTTACACGACACGTTCGTGGCGAGCACGGCGGCAGAGCGGTGCGCGCTCATCGCCGCAGACCGCAGCCGCCGCAAGGCGCTGGCGGCGCGCCCGCTCGTGCCCGTACGGCAGTATAGACCCAC GGACGTGATGTCTGCGAGCCACAGCGGCGCGTTCCCCGCGCGGCCGCAGCGCTCCAGCCCGTCGCTGATGACGCAGTCCAGCTATGGTAAACCAGCAGAC AGAGCTATAGCGGCGAGAAGGCGCGTCGGTACGTGCCCAGCCCGCGCCGGCGGCCGTGGCGTTGACAGCTAG
- the LOC121733210 gene encoding uncharacterized protein LOC121733210 isoform X4, with amino-acid sequence MNDPWDVKSVRQSDQYISCMKLNGVPLLPPVLSKECHEEMRNYKFLALEVEKRIETLKSLTLQSDVNSSEDETDAPELPESDQTFDIPSVIESNSYKNKSLNLNPNIENGYEDYKFNMSNDNNSPTLSNVSECFSSKASSKLVIDLSLSINDTARNLIDSNNTSQTPNDLPERDCDCVNDNKNVGSDETKKQSNAQEKVTVSLSINKQSFSDPLPNFHLEDGPASLGSKSFTGSLTDLHKESTKEVKTAPLLRQRSYTVLKPSPMLLAHLEVQSLNRGVDVKSISMSESLSNVSCMNKKRRSWDLESAKIKWSSMALELKEKVKEKHLKHNSSASSNIMSKTTPKKAQSNTPSKLKPMDKSKRVTPKASVKSEPAQRPTKLPSPVRCSSQNPKPSSSQNNVEKKTEETKHKPISESEDPATKVRELYEKVQKQQLVQMANLVEKQKREQILLHQLFEEQNNLLFTQLKTICPKSPNEVKEAWVEKDADRGPVSLSQLINQKTEPDSPVIATLTETNNYLNQCDQILKKSRNMSESIKRPPQEKPSTLSLEGSITRTHSPNTPNPNISRKLVYDTSASSERDYDVVLTDRTNDTLADLNVTFPSDHSESRPNSTLTNTCIKQTIESPLSAPVANASHRSSERAVKSMEETLQDSLRCIYGPRTKQKVRRNPTAQEREAATKIVACAKGYLVRRLMRTERVQTTVQTIRDTLVLALQLHQDGRGIWGADVDLHRRLIQQITAACYTLHDTFVASTAAERCALIAADRSRRKALAARPLVPVRQYRPTEL; translated from the exons ATGAACGACCCGTGGGATGTGAAGTCTGTGAGACAATCGGACCAGTATATATCGTGTATGAAGCTGAATGGAGTCCCCCTGCTGCCGCCTGTT CTATCTAAAGAATGCCATGAAGAAATGAGAAACTACAAGTTTCTTGCTCTCGAGGTTGAGAAGAGAATAGAGACTTTAAAATCTCTCACTCTTCAAAGTGATGTCAACTCCTCAGAAGATGAAACTGATGCTCCGGAACTCCCAGAGTCTGACCAAACATTTGATATACCATCAGTTATAGAGTCCAATAGTTATAAAAACAAATCTCTCAACCTAAATCCAAACATTGAAAATGGCTATGAAGATTACAAATTCAATATGTCCAACGATAACAATTCGCCAACTCTAAGTAACGTGTCCGAATGTTTCTCTTCCAAAGCATCTTCCAAGTTAGTGATTGATTTAAGTTTAAGCATTAATGATACTGCAAGAAACTTAATCGATAGCAACAACACTTCCCAAACTCCTAATGATTTGCCCGAAAGAGACTGTGATTGTGTCAATGACAATAAGAATGTTGGTTCTGATGAGACTAAAAAACAATCAAATGCACAAGAAAAAGTTACAGTAAGTTTAAGTATAAACAAACAATCCTTCTCAGATCCACTGCCAAATTTTCACTTAGAAGATGGACCTGCTTCCCTTGGCTCGAAAAGCTTCACGGGTTCCCTGACAGACTTACACAAGGAGAGTACAAAAGAAGTTAAAACTGCGCCCCTGCTGCGCCAAAGATCTTATACTGTCCTCAAACCTAGCCCAATGCTTCTTGCACACTTGGAGGTTCAATCCCTGAACAGAGGAGTTGATGTCAAATCAATCTCAATGAGTGAATCCTTGTCTAATGTTAGCTGCATgaataaaaaaagaagaagctGGGATTTAGAGTCTGCCAAAATTAAATGGTCCTCCATGGCCTTAGAGCTAAAGGAGAAGGTTAAGGAGAAGCATCTTAAGCACAACAGTAGTGCCAGTTCGAATATAATGTCCAAAACAACGCCTAAGAAAGCGCAATCTAATACGCCATCTAAGTTAAAACCTATGGATAAGTCAAAACGCGTCACACCTAAAGCATCAGTGAAGTCTGAACCGGCGCAACGCCCGACGAAACTACCGAGCCCTGTTAGATGCTCATCTCAAAATCCCAAACCTTCATCATCGCAAAACAATGTTGAAAAGAAGACGGAAGAAACAAAACACAAACCGATTTCAGAATCGGAAGACCCGGCGACGAAAGTCAGGGAACTTTACGAGAAAGTGCAAAAACAGCAGCTGGTGCAAATGGCGAACCTGGTCGAAAAGCAGAAGAGAGAACAGATACTGCTGCATCAACTATTCGAGGAACAAAACAATCTGCTGTTCACCCAACTCAAGACAATATGCCCGAAATCGCCGAACGAGGTGAAAGAGGCGTGGGTCGAGAAGGACGCGGATAGGGGACCAGTGAGCTTGAGCCAGTTGATCAACCAGAAAACGGAACCCGACAGTCCAGTCATCGCGACGTTGACAGAAACGAATAACTATCTAAACCAGTGCGATCAGATTCTCAAAAAGTCGAGAAACATGTCTGAAAGTATCAAAAGGCCTCCGCAAGAAAAGCCATCCACTCTATCGCTAGAAGGCAGCATAACTCGCACGCATTCGCCTAACACTCCAAACCCGAATATATCTCGAAAACTCGTATACGATACGAGCGCATCGTCTGAGCGCGATTACGACGTGGTTCTTACCGACCGAACCAACGATACTCTGGCGGACCTCAATGTCACGTTTCCTTCCGATCACAGCGAGTCCCGTCCGAACAGCACGTTGACTAATACCTGTATAAAACAGACCATAGAGAGTCCGCTATCTGCCCCGGTGGCGAACGCTTCGCACAGATCTAGCGAAAGAGCAGTAAAAAGTATGGAAGAGACACTCCAGGACTCTCTCAGGTGTATCTACGGCCCGAGAACGAAACAGAAGGTCCGCCGCAATCCAACAGCGCAAGAG CGTGAAGCCGCGACCAAAATCGTCGCGTGTGCTAAGGGCTACCTGGTCAGGCGGCTGATGCGCACGGAGCGAGTGCAGACCACCGTCCAGACTATTAGAGACACGTTGGTTCTGGCGCTGCAGCTGCACCAGGACGGCAGGGGCATATGGGGCGCCGATGTGGACCTCCACAGGCGGCTTATACAGCAG atAACAGCAGCATGTTACACGTTACACGACACGTTCGTGGCGAGCACGGCGGCAGAGCGGTGCGCGCTCATCGCCGCAGACCGCAGCCGCCGCAAGGCGCTGGCGGCGCGCCCGCTCGTGCCCGTACGGCAGTATAGACCCAC AGAGCTATAG
- the LOC121733210 gene encoding uncharacterized protein LOC121733210 isoform X3, producing the protein MNDPWDVKSVRQSDQYISCMKLNGVPLLPPVLSKECHEEMRNYKFLALEVEKRIETLKSLTLQSDVNSSEDETDAPELPESDQTFDIPSVIESNSYKNKSLNLNPNIENGYEDYKFNMSNDNNSPTLSNVSECFSSKASSKLVIDLSLSINDTARNLIDSNNTSQTPNDLPERDCDCVNDNKNVGSDETKKQSNAQEKVTVSLSINKQSFSDPLPNFHLEDGPASLGSKSFTGSLTDLHKESTKEVKTAPLLRQRSYTVLKPSPMLLAHLEVQSLNRGVDVKSISMSESLSNVSCMNKKRRSWDLESAKIKWSSMALELKEKVKEKHLKHNSSASSNIMSKTTPKKAQSNTPSKLKPMDKSKRVTPKASVKSEPAQRPTKLPSPVRCSSQNPKPSSSQNNVEKKTEETKHKPISESEDPATKVRELYEKVQKQQLVQMANLVEKQKREQILLHQLFEEQNNLLFTQLKTICPKSPNEVKEAWVEKDADRGPVSLSQLINQKTEPDSPVIATLTETNNYLNQCDQILKKSRNMSESIKRPPQEKPSTLSLEGSITRTHSPNTPNPNISRKLVYDTSASSERDYDVVLTDRTNDTLADLNVTFPSDHSESRPNSTLTNTCIKQTIESPLSAPVANASHRSSERAVKSMEETLQDSLRCIYGPRTKQKVRRNPTAQEREAATKIVACAKGYLVRRLMRTERVQTTVQTIRDTLVLALQLHQDGRGIWGADVDLHRRLIQQITAACYTLHDTFVASTAAERCALIAADRSRRKALAARPLVPVRQYRPTDVMSASHSGAFPARPQRSSPSLMTQSSYGKPADV; encoded by the exons ATGAACGACCCGTGGGATGTGAAGTCTGTGAGACAATCGGACCAGTATATATCGTGTATGAAGCTGAATGGAGTCCCCCTGCTGCCGCCTGTT CTATCTAAAGAATGCCATGAAGAAATGAGAAACTACAAGTTTCTTGCTCTCGAGGTTGAGAAGAGAATAGAGACTTTAAAATCTCTCACTCTTCAAAGTGATGTCAACTCCTCAGAAGATGAAACTGATGCTCCGGAACTCCCAGAGTCTGACCAAACATTTGATATACCATCAGTTATAGAGTCCAATAGTTATAAAAACAAATCTCTCAACCTAAATCCAAACATTGAAAATGGCTATGAAGATTACAAATTCAATATGTCCAACGATAACAATTCGCCAACTCTAAGTAACGTGTCCGAATGTTTCTCTTCCAAAGCATCTTCCAAGTTAGTGATTGATTTAAGTTTAAGCATTAATGATACTGCAAGAAACTTAATCGATAGCAACAACACTTCCCAAACTCCTAATGATTTGCCCGAAAGAGACTGTGATTGTGTCAATGACAATAAGAATGTTGGTTCTGATGAGACTAAAAAACAATCAAATGCACAAGAAAAAGTTACAGTAAGTTTAAGTATAAACAAACAATCCTTCTCAGATCCACTGCCAAATTTTCACTTAGAAGATGGACCTGCTTCCCTTGGCTCGAAAAGCTTCACGGGTTCCCTGACAGACTTACACAAGGAGAGTACAAAAGAAGTTAAAACTGCGCCCCTGCTGCGCCAAAGATCTTATACTGTCCTCAAACCTAGCCCAATGCTTCTTGCACACTTGGAGGTTCAATCCCTGAACAGAGGAGTTGATGTCAAATCAATCTCAATGAGTGAATCCTTGTCTAATGTTAGCTGCATgaataaaaaaagaagaagctGGGATTTAGAGTCTGCCAAAATTAAATGGTCCTCCATGGCCTTAGAGCTAAAGGAGAAGGTTAAGGAGAAGCATCTTAAGCACAACAGTAGTGCCAGTTCGAATATAATGTCCAAAACAACGCCTAAGAAAGCGCAATCTAATACGCCATCTAAGTTAAAACCTATGGATAAGTCAAAACGCGTCACACCTAAAGCATCAGTGAAGTCTGAACCGGCGCAACGCCCGACGAAACTACCGAGCCCTGTTAGATGCTCATCTCAAAATCCCAAACCTTCATCATCGCAAAACAATGTTGAAAAGAAGACGGAAGAAACAAAACACAAACCGATTTCAGAATCGGAAGACCCGGCGACGAAAGTCAGGGAACTTTACGAGAAAGTGCAAAAACAGCAGCTGGTGCAAATGGCGAACCTGGTCGAAAAGCAGAAGAGAGAACAGATACTGCTGCATCAACTATTCGAGGAACAAAACAATCTGCTGTTCACCCAACTCAAGACAATATGCCCGAAATCGCCGAACGAGGTGAAAGAGGCGTGGGTCGAGAAGGACGCGGATAGGGGACCAGTGAGCTTGAGCCAGTTGATCAACCAGAAAACGGAACCCGACAGTCCAGTCATCGCGACGTTGACAGAAACGAATAACTATCTAAACCAGTGCGATCAGATTCTCAAAAAGTCGAGAAACATGTCTGAAAGTATCAAAAGGCCTCCGCAAGAAAAGCCATCCACTCTATCGCTAGAAGGCAGCATAACTCGCACGCATTCGCCTAACACTCCAAACCCGAATATATCTCGAAAACTCGTATACGATACGAGCGCATCGTCTGAGCGCGATTACGACGTGGTTCTTACCGACCGAACCAACGATACTCTGGCGGACCTCAATGTCACGTTTCCTTCCGATCACAGCGAGTCCCGTCCGAACAGCACGTTGACTAATACCTGTATAAAACAGACCATAGAGAGTCCGCTATCTGCCCCGGTGGCGAACGCTTCGCACAGATCTAGCGAAAGAGCAGTAAAAAGTATGGAAGAGACACTCCAGGACTCTCTCAGGTGTATCTACGGCCCGAGAACGAAACAGAAGGTCCGCCGCAATCCAACAGCGCAAGAG CGTGAAGCCGCGACCAAAATCGTCGCGTGTGCTAAGGGCTACCTGGTCAGGCGGCTGATGCGCACGGAGCGAGTGCAGACCACCGTCCAGACTATTAGAGACACGTTGGTTCTGGCGCTGCAGCTGCACCAGGACGGCAGGGGCATATGGGGCGCCGATGTGGACCTCCACAGGCGGCTTATACAGCAG atAACAGCAGCATGTTACACGTTACACGACACGTTCGTGGCGAGCACGGCGGCAGAGCGGTGCGCGCTCATCGCCGCAGACCGCAGCCGCCGCAAGGCGCTGGCGGCGCGCCCGCTCGTGCCCGTACGGCAGTATAGACCCAC GGACGTGATGTCTGCGAGCCACAGCGGCGCGTTCCCCGCGCGGCCGCAGCGCTCCAGCCCGTCGCTGATGACGCAGTCCAGCTATGGTAAACCAGCAGACGTGT AG
- the LOC121733210 gene encoding uncharacterized protein LOC121733210 isoform X2 has translation MNDPWDVKSVRQSDQYISCMKLNGVPLLPPVLSKECHEEMRNYKFLALEVEKRIETLKSLTLQSDVNSSEDETDAPELPESDQTFDIPSVIESNSYKNKSLNLNPNIENGYEDYKFNMSNDNNSPTLSNVSECFSSKASSKLVIDLSLSINDTARNLIDSNNTSQTPNDLPERDCDCVNDNKNVGSDETKKQSNAQEKVTVSLSINKQSFSDPLPNFHLEDGPASLGSKSFTGSLTDLHKESTKEVKTAPLLRQRSYTVLKPSPMLLAHLEVQSLNRGVDVKSISMSESLSNVSCMNKKRRSWDLESAKIKWSSMALELKEKVKEKHLKHNSSASSNIMSKTTPKKAQSNTPSKLKPMDKSKRVTPKASVKSEPAQRPTKLPSPVRCSSQNPKPSSSQNNVEKKTEETKHKPISESEDPATKVRELYEKVQKQQLVQMANLVEKQKREQILLHQLFEEQNNLLFTQLKTICPKSPNEVKEAWVEKDADRGPVSLSQLINQKTEPDSPVIATLTETNNYLNQCDQILKKSRNMSESIKRPPQEKPSTLSLEGSITRTHSPNTPNPNISRKLVYDTSASSERDYDVVLTDRTNDTLADLNVTFPSDHSESRPNSTLTNTCIKQTIESPLSAPVANASHRSSERAVKSMEETLQDSLRCIYGPRTKQKVRRNPTAQEREAATKIVACAKGYLVRRLMRTERVQTTVQTIRDTLVLALQLHQDGRGIWGADVDLHRRLIQQITAACYTLHDTFVASTAAERCALIAADRSRRKALAARPLVPVRQYRPTDVMSASHSGAFPARPQRSSPSLMTQSSYESYSGEKARRYVPSPRRRPWR, from the exons ATGAACGACCCGTGGGATGTGAAGTCTGTGAGACAATCGGACCAGTATATATCGTGTATGAAGCTGAATGGAGTCCCCCTGCTGCCGCCTGTT CTATCTAAAGAATGCCATGAAGAAATGAGAAACTACAAGTTTCTTGCTCTCGAGGTTGAGAAGAGAATAGAGACTTTAAAATCTCTCACTCTTCAAAGTGATGTCAACTCCTCAGAAGATGAAACTGATGCTCCGGAACTCCCAGAGTCTGACCAAACATTTGATATACCATCAGTTATAGAGTCCAATAGTTATAAAAACAAATCTCTCAACCTAAATCCAAACATTGAAAATGGCTATGAAGATTACAAATTCAATATGTCCAACGATAACAATTCGCCAACTCTAAGTAACGTGTCCGAATGTTTCTCTTCCAAAGCATCTTCCAAGTTAGTGATTGATTTAAGTTTAAGCATTAATGATACTGCAAGAAACTTAATCGATAGCAACAACACTTCCCAAACTCCTAATGATTTGCCCGAAAGAGACTGTGATTGTGTCAATGACAATAAGAATGTTGGTTCTGATGAGACTAAAAAACAATCAAATGCACAAGAAAAAGTTACAGTAAGTTTAAGTATAAACAAACAATCCTTCTCAGATCCACTGCCAAATTTTCACTTAGAAGATGGACCTGCTTCCCTTGGCTCGAAAAGCTTCACGGGTTCCCTGACAGACTTACACAAGGAGAGTACAAAAGAAGTTAAAACTGCGCCCCTGCTGCGCCAAAGATCTTATACTGTCCTCAAACCTAGCCCAATGCTTCTTGCACACTTGGAGGTTCAATCCCTGAACAGAGGAGTTGATGTCAAATCAATCTCAATGAGTGAATCCTTGTCTAATGTTAGCTGCATgaataaaaaaagaagaagctGGGATTTAGAGTCTGCCAAAATTAAATGGTCCTCCATGGCCTTAGAGCTAAAGGAGAAGGTTAAGGAGAAGCATCTTAAGCACAACAGTAGTGCCAGTTCGAATATAATGTCCAAAACAACGCCTAAGAAAGCGCAATCTAATACGCCATCTAAGTTAAAACCTATGGATAAGTCAAAACGCGTCACACCTAAAGCATCAGTGAAGTCTGAACCGGCGCAACGCCCGACGAAACTACCGAGCCCTGTTAGATGCTCATCTCAAAATCCCAAACCTTCATCATCGCAAAACAATGTTGAAAAGAAGACGGAAGAAACAAAACACAAACCGATTTCAGAATCGGAAGACCCGGCGACGAAAGTCAGGGAACTTTACGAGAAAGTGCAAAAACAGCAGCTGGTGCAAATGGCGAACCTGGTCGAAAAGCAGAAGAGAGAACAGATACTGCTGCATCAACTATTCGAGGAACAAAACAATCTGCTGTTCACCCAACTCAAGACAATATGCCCGAAATCGCCGAACGAGGTGAAAGAGGCGTGGGTCGAGAAGGACGCGGATAGGGGACCAGTGAGCTTGAGCCAGTTGATCAACCAGAAAACGGAACCCGACAGTCCAGTCATCGCGACGTTGACAGAAACGAATAACTATCTAAACCAGTGCGATCAGATTCTCAAAAAGTCGAGAAACATGTCTGAAAGTATCAAAAGGCCTCCGCAAGAAAAGCCATCCACTCTATCGCTAGAAGGCAGCATAACTCGCACGCATTCGCCTAACACTCCAAACCCGAATATATCTCGAAAACTCGTATACGATACGAGCGCATCGTCTGAGCGCGATTACGACGTGGTTCTTACCGACCGAACCAACGATACTCTGGCGGACCTCAATGTCACGTTTCCTTCCGATCACAGCGAGTCCCGTCCGAACAGCACGTTGACTAATACCTGTATAAAACAGACCATAGAGAGTCCGCTATCTGCCCCGGTGGCGAACGCTTCGCACAGATCTAGCGAAAGAGCAGTAAAAAGTATGGAAGAGACACTCCAGGACTCTCTCAGGTGTATCTACGGCCCGAGAACGAAACAGAAGGTCCGCCGCAATCCAACAGCGCAAGAG CGTGAAGCCGCGACCAAAATCGTCGCGTGTGCTAAGGGCTACCTGGTCAGGCGGCTGATGCGCACGGAGCGAGTGCAGACCACCGTCCAGACTATTAGAGACACGTTGGTTCTGGCGCTGCAGCTGCACCAGGACGGCAGGGGCATATGGGGCGCCGATGTGGACCTCCACAGGCGGCTTATACAGCAG atAACAGCAGCATGTTACACGTTACACGACACGTTCGTGGCGAGCACGGCGGCAGAGCGGTGCGCGCTCATCGCCGCAGACCGCAGCCGCCGCAAGGCGCTGGCGGCGCGCCCGCTCGTGCCCGTACGGCAGTATAGACCCAC GGACGTGATGTCTGCGAGCCACAGCGGCGCGTTCCCCGCGCGGCCGCAGCGCTCCAGCCCGTCGCTGATGACGCAGTCCAGCTATG AGAGCTATAGCGGCGAGAAGGCGCGTCGGTACGTGCCCAGCCCGCGCCGGCGGCCGTGGCGTTGA